In Triticum urartu cultivar G1812 chromosome 6, Tu2.1, whole genome shotgun sequence, the following proteins share a genomic window:
- the LOC125517003 gene encoding vacuolar protein-sorting-associated protein 33 homolog: protein MAQIPNLDNAALNLTALREQSQKELLSIIKSIRGKKCLVIDPKLAGTLSLILQTSVLKEYGTELRILSADPLQTECPKVVYLVRSQLNFMKFVANQIKNDESKGLQREYHLYSVPRRIVACEKILEEEKVHQKLTIGEYPLYLVPLDEDVLSLELDYSLQECLIEGDTSSVWHVAKAIHKLEFAFGVIPNIRAKGVASTKAAELLNHMQLEDPVSMDNMGIPEIDTVILLDREVDMVTPMCSQLTYEGLLDEMLEIHNGSVEVDASIMGAQQDGKKVKVPLNSSDKLYKEIRDLNLHVVVQVHSTGFTSCISCHANPNVLEKVQHKVTEQMNNFLMAPFTAEDVKRLFSVW, encoded by the exons ATGGCACAGATTCCAAACCTCGATAACGCCGCGCTCAATCTTACTGCCCTGAG GGAGCAGTCACAGAAGGAACTTCTCAGCATAATCAAGAGT ATTAGGGGGAAGAAGTGTCTGGTCATTGATCCGAAGCTTGCGGGTACCCTCTCGCTGATCCTGCAGACCTCGGTGCTAAAG GAATATGGCACGGAGCTGCGGATCCTCTCTGCTGACCCTCTTCAGACGGAATGCCCCAAAGTGGTGTATCTTGTTCGCTCCCAGCTGAACTTCATGAAATTTGTGGCTAATCAAATTAAGAATGACGAATCCAAAGGGCTCCAGAGGGAATACCACCTCTATTCTGTACCACGCCGTATAGTTGCCTGTGAGAAG ATTCTGGAGGAAGAGAAAGTTCATCAAAAGTTGACAATCGGAGAGTATCCCTTGTATCTAGTTCCTTTGGACGAGGATGTCCTTTCTTTGGAGCTTGACTATTCCTTGCAG GAATGCCTTATTGAAGGAGATACAAGTTCTGTCTGGCATGTTGCAAAAGCTATCCATAAGTTAGAG TTTGCCTTCGGGGTTATCCCCAATATTAGAGCCAAGGGTGTAGCATCAACCAAAGCTGCAGAATTGCTGAACCATATGCAACTCGAAGACCCGGTCAGCATGGATAAT ATGGGGATTCCAGAGATAGACACCGTTATTTTGCTAGATAGAGAG GTGGATATGGTGACACCAATGTGCTCTCAGCTAACGTATGAAGGTCTATTAGACGAG ATGTTGGAAATTCATAATGGATCTGTGGAAGTTGACGCCAGCATTATGGGTGCTCAACAAGATGGAAAAAAGGTCAAGGTTCCACTCAATTCAAG TGATAAGTTGTACAAGGAGATTCGAGACCTCAACTTGCATGTTGTAGTTCAGGTTCACTCCACTGGCTTTACCTCTTGTATATCTTGT CATGCAAACCCAAATGTCTTGGAAAAAGTACAACATAAGGTGACGGAACAAATGAATAACTTCTTGATGGCGCCATTTACTGCCGAAGATGTTAAAAGGTTGTTTTCAGTATGGTGA